A genomic region of Rhizomicrobium sp. contains the following coding sequences:
- a CDS encoding 3-oxoacyl-ACP reductase family protein codes for MSKKLEGKIALVTGGSRGIGAAIARRLAADGAKVAITYTKGADAAASVVEAIRRTGGTAIAIQAYAVDAKAVKAAFEKTVATFGGFDVLVNNAGTAIPKRFEEATLEELDRVIDLNVRGTFIATQEALKHMKDGGRVIMIGSCVGERMMTPGLAAYAATKGAIKMFTQGLCREVGDRGITVNNVQPGPIDTDLNPAASEWAIPQKANTALKRYGSVDDIAAMVSFIAGPEASYITGASLTIDGGTNA; via the coding sequence GTGTCGAAGAAGCTCGAAGGCAAGATTGCGCTCGTCACCGGCGGCTCGCGCGGCATCGGGGCGGCCATCGCCAGGCGTCTTGCCGCCGACGGAGCCAAGGTCGCCATCACTTACACGAAAGGCGCCGATGCCGCGGCGTCGGTCGTCGAGGCCATCAGGCGCACCGGCGGAACAGCGATCGCGATCCAGGCGTATGCCGTCGACGCCAAAGCCGTTAAGGCCGCGTTTGAAAAGACAGTTGCTACCTTCGGCGGTTTCGACGTGCTTGTGAACAACGCCGGCACGGCCATTCCGAAAAGGTTCGAGGAGGCGACGCTGGAGGAACTGGATCGCGTTATCGATCTCAACGTCCGCGGCACCTTCATCGCGACACAGGAAGCGTTGAAGCACATGAAGGACGGCGGCCGCGTCATCATGATTGGCTCTTGCGTGGGCGAACGCATGATGACCCCCGGGCTTGCGGCTTACGCGGCCACGAAGGGCGCGATCAAAATGTTTACACAGGGGTTGTGCCGGGAGGTCGGCGACCGCGGCATCACGGTCAACAATGTCCAGCCCGGCCCGATCGATACGGATTTGAATCCCGCCGCGAGCGAATGGGCGATCCCCCAGAAGGCCAATACGGCGCTCAAACGTTACGGCAGTGTCGACGATATCGCGGCGATGGTGTCGTTCATCGCCGGTCCCGAGGCTTCGTACATCACCGGCGCGAGCCTGACCATCGATGGCGGCACCAACGCCTGA